A portion of the Poecilia reticulata strain Guanapo linkage group LG23, Guppy_female_1.0+MT, whole genome shotgun sequence genome contains these proteins:
- the LOC103459753 gene encoding NXPE family member 3-like, producing the protein MKVSIPSSGPSSINILPKLKDGANEIVKTKPAGYYYQGAWQALDGTTVRQFNNATARTQCLKGKVVHLYGDSTVRQFFEFLIQTTPDLKTFDLKXPXXAGPYMALDYXNNILLTYRCHGTPIXXXXMMAVETRHIATELRTVAGGPNIVIVISVWAHFTSFPIEVYIRRLLNIKRAVVELLTRAPDTLIIIRTSNPKRSILYQIWTTSDWYALQCYKVLKEIFKGVNVQLLDAWEMCLSHHLPHSLHPQPPIIKNMIDVVLSHTCPLGGKSKGAKK; encoded by the exons ATGAAAGTCTCCATTCCATCATCAGGACCTTCCAGCATCAACATTTTACCCAAACTTAAAG ATGGTGCCAATGAAATAGTGAAGACTAAACCTGCTGGTTATTACTACCAGGGAGCGTGGCAAGCATTAGACGGCACCACAGTCCGTCAGTTTAACAACGCCACAGCGAGAACCCAGTGTCTGAAAGGGAAAGTGGTCCACCTCTATGGAGACTCCACTGTCAGAcaattttttgaatttttaattcaaacaacCCCAG ATCTCAAGACGTTTGACCTGAAARGTCCTGRRRMKGCAGGACCTTACATGGCCTTGGATTACAAWAACAACATCTTACTGACGTACCGATGCCATGGKACYCCCATYSTTTWCMCTCSCATGATGGCTGTTGAGACACGTCACATTGCTACTGAGTTGAGAACTGTGGCCGGAGGCCCCAACATCGTCATAGTGATTAGCGTCTGGGCACACTTCACCTCTTTCCCTATTGAGGTCTACATCAGACGTCTGCTAAACATAAAGAGGGCAGTGGTGGAGCTGTTGACCAGAGCTCCAGACACACTGATCATCATCAGGACTTCTAATCCCAAACGGTCAATTCTCTATCAGATATGGACCACCAGTGACTGGTATGCCCTGCAGTGTTATAAGGTCCTCAAGGAAATATTCAAAGGGGTGAACGTCCAGCTGCTGGACGCCTGGGAGATGTGCTTGTCCCACCACCTGCCTCACAGCCTCCACCCACAGCCTCCCATCATAAAGAACATGATCGATGTTGTTTTGTCCCACACCTGTCCCCTCGGTGGAAAATCTAAAGGTGCAAAAAAATGA